CGAACAGCAGGTCGGCGAGCTCCAGTTCCAGATCGCCTGCCTCCTCGCCGGGCTTGGGCGTCTTGCCACTCTGGTGGGCGATCACGCGGGCCACCTCACCCGTTTCCTCGGTCAGGCGGGCAAGCATCAGCAGCGGCGGAAAGTAGCCCTCCTCGAACTGCGAGATGTAGGCGTCCACGCGGGCGCTGGCGTCGGCAAAGGTCAGGGACATGGCAGGCAGGCTAGCGCGGGCCGGCACCACAGAAAAAGGCGCCACAGAAAAAGTGGAAGCCCGGCGGCCTCCACCTGCTGACTCTGGACAAGCGCCTCAGCGAATGTACAGGTAGGTCTCCTGCACGTCGCGGTCGGCGGGAGAGTAGGGATTCAGGTAAGCGGTGGTGGTGGCGTTCCAGCGGTTGCCGTCGTAGATGCCGCTCAGCGCGATGCTGGTGGTGGGGCGCACGCGCGTGAAGATGGCGCGTACCCGCTGCAGGCCGCGCGGCTCGGCGAGGTTGTACACCACGT
Above is a window of Deinococcus aerophilus DNA encoding:
- a CDS encoding nucleotide pyrophosphohydrolase, with the translated sequence MSLTFADASARVDAYISQFEEGYFPPLLMLARLTEETGEVARVIAHQSGKTPKPGEEAGDLELELADLLFVMLCMANERGLSLEEGFARMMDKVERRDANRWTRKSSASEEA